The proteins below are encoded in one region of Aquisphaera giovannonii:
- a CDS encoding DUF4385 domain-containing protein — protein sequence MDRPSYLNFDRAAYAWRPDVDYRAHPELYRVGKGEQGVLICEPYKGELVPHWRFKTPEVARASSRAIYGLFLAYLRRGDFVGADMARKFLQMGFTRARRYANYRGGRKYDPGDKHPLEKGTGDPAKAESARIFFEAWKKAEAKPAYAKRKAEWKEKYG from the coding sequence ATGGACAGGCCGAGCTATCTCAACTTCGACCGGGCCGCCTACGCCTGGCGGCCCGACGTGGACTACCGGGCCCACCCGGAGCTCTACCGCGTGGGCAAGGGCGAGCAGGGCGTCCTGATCTGCGAGCCGTACAAGGGCGAGCTGGTGCCCCACTGGCGGTTCAAGACGCCCGAAGTCGCCCGCGCCAGCAGCCGTGCGATCTACGGGCTCTTCCTCGCCTACCTGCGGCGCGGCGACTTCGTCGGCGCCGACATGGCCCGCAAGTTCCTCCAGATGGGCTTCACCCGGGCGCGCCGCTATGCGAATTACAGGGGCGGCCGGAAGTACGACCCGGGAGACAAGCACCCGCTCGAGAAGGGCACGGGCGACCCGGCCAAGGCCGAGTCGGCGCGGATCTTCTTCGAGGCCTGGAAGAAGGCCGAGGCGAAGCCCGCCTACGCGAAGCGGAAGGCCGAATGGAAGGAGAAGTACGGCTGA